In Methylomonas sp. MK1, the following are encoded in one genomic region:
- a CDS encoding tyrosine-type recombinase/integrase translates to MQFDARTAKALQPGQHMAFDDYPGLRLSAMAKVRTWFYRYRSTVDGRLRQVSIGHWPSMSFPAAIVAWEALKNQRDSGSDPVLEAKQAKLEAKALILKREAANSENAYTVRVLCDEYLAGHVCRHRAKKGSTEITRMFNTMLGDMADLPSTAITRAMAFDLIQKYAAISPVQAGKLRCELGAAWDYAMDAGRLPEAAVNWWRLILRGKIRSKGKTIEGKNIGVVKRVLTEDEIGELIAWLPNFAPIITDVLMLYLWTGTRGSEIVGMSGSEISEEGGQVWWTIPKIRTKNARHETATDQRVPLFGRGLTVVLRRKKLYGDGFLFPSRHKVGHIEQKYVTEQVFYRQPYSQIRPEQVRPRLTVTHWAPHDLRRTSRTLLAKLGCPDSVGETILGHMLPGVVGTYNRHQYDDEKRLWLFNLSEHLESLAHF, encoded by the coding sequence ATGCAATTCGATGCCCGCACCGCTAAAGCTTTGCAGCCAGGACAGCATATGGCTTTTGACGATTACCCAGGACTGCGTTTGTCTGCCATGGCAAAGGTGAGAACTTGGTTTTATCGATATAGAAGTACTGTTGATGGACGCCTTAGGCAGGTGTCCATCGGTCATTGGCCGTCAATGTCATTTCCAGCGGCTATTGTCGCTTGGGAAGCTTTGAAAAACCAGCGTGATTCTGGTAGTGACCCTGTATTAGAAGCAAAGCAAGCAAAATTAGAGGCAAAAGCTTTAATATTAAAACGAGAGGCGGCAAATTCTGAAAACGCTTATACAGTACGTGTGCTGTGTGATGAATATTTAGCTGGACATGTTTGTCGTCACAGAGCCAAAAAAGGTTCTACTGAAATTACTAGAATGTTTAACACAATGCTGGGTGATATGGCGGATTTACCATCCACTGCAATTACCCGTGCAATGGCTTTTGATTTGATTCAAAAATACGCCGCAATATCGCCCGTGCAGGCTGGAAAATTACGATGTGAGTTAGGAGCGGCATGGGATTATGCAATGGATGCCGGTAGACTACCTGAAGCTGCAGTAAATTGGTGGCGCTTAATTTTACGTGGAAAAATTAGATCAAAAGGAAAGACCATAGAAGGTAAGAACATCGGCGTGGTCAAACGCGTACTTACTGAAGACGAAATCGGTGAATTGATTGCTTGGCTTCCAAATTTCGCACCGATAATTACTGACGTTTTAATGTTATATCTTTGGACCGGAACTCGCGGCTCAGAAATAGTTGGCATGTCAGGAAGTGAAATTAGCGAAGAGGGTGGCCAAGTTTGGTGGACGATACCGAAAATTAGAACGAAAAACGCCCGACATGAAACTGCTACAGATCAAAGGGTGCCCTTATTCGGTAGAGGTTTGACAGTGGTGTTACGGCGGAAAAAACTATATGGCGACGGTTTTCTATTTCCATCCCGTCATAAAGTGGGGCACATCGAACAAAAATACGTCACTGAACAGGTATTTTATAGACAACCCTATAGTCAGATTCGCCCTGAGCAGGTGAGGCCTCGATTAACGGTGACTCATTGGGCACCGCATGATTTGCGACGGACTTCACGCACCTTGCTTGCAAAATTAGGATGTCCAGATTCCGTAGGTGAAACGATTCTCGGTCATATGTTACCCGGTGTGGTAGGAACTTATAATCGGCATCAATATGACGATGAAAAACGCCTATGGCTCTTTAATCTGTCAGAGCATCTTGAGTCATTGGCACATTTCTAG
- the mutS gene encoding DNA mismatch repair protein MutS → MNLQTKQDSKQGNESQHTPMMQQYRRIKSGQPDTLLFYRMGDFYELFFDDAKKAAQLLDITLTARGQSGGQPIPMAGIPYHAAENYIARLLKQGESIAICEQIGDPAKSKGPVERKVVRIVTPGTVTDEALLEDRKDNLLVSLAVFDKLFGLACLDLGSGKFTLQQLDNETQLLSEIERLNPAELLYSEDIKLPPAVKERRGLCKRPPWHFDLDSCRLLILKQFNSHDLKGYGCEHLPAAICAAGCLLQYVRDTQQSALPHIQGIRVENCDDSISLDAASRRTLELDSHPSGQLQYTLLGVLDKTATAMGSRCLRRWIHRPLRDHAVVNGRYACVASLLVNQLYKDLQGSLRQVGDIERISSRIALKSARPRDLLVLRHTLATLPALQSQLADSDNPHLENLRSQLREQPELLALLQRAIIDNPPVLIRDGGVIAPGYHPELDELRNLSQNADQFLIDMEQRERAATGIATLKVNYNRVHGYYIEISNAQADKVPMHYTRKQTLKGAERYITPELKSFEDKVLSAREKSLSFEKALYDQLLDTLGDALRDLQHCANALAELDVLVNFAERAETLNLSQPVLDQQPGIDIVAGRHLVVEALSSIPFVANDLNFSTERRMLVITGPNMGGKSTYMRQAALIVLLAHIGCYVPAQSLRCGPIDKIFTRIGASDDLASGRSTFMVEMSETANILHNATSNSLILMDEIGRGTSTFDGLSLAWASADYLARHTQAFTLFATHYFELTTLAEEQSNIHNIHLDAMEHGDKIVFLHAVKDGPASQSYGLQVAALAGVPQSVIANAKNKLAQLENTAYIELQNHSEINQFDLFTSQECHPAVVLLEELDPDHLSPRQALDALYRLKALLKVNKR, encoded by the coding sequence ATGAATCTCCAAACAAAACAAGACAGCAAGCAAGGCAATGAATCGCAACACACCCCGATGATGCAACAATATAGGCGCATCAAATCCGGCCAGCCTGACACGCTGCTGTTTTACAGAATGGGCGATTTCTACGAGCTGTTTTTCGATGATGCAAAAAAGGCCGCGCAGTTATTGGATATTACGCTAACCGCTCGCGGCCAATCGGGTGGACAACCAATCCCTATGGCCGGCATTCCTTATCATGCGGCGGAAAACTACATCGCCCGCCTGCTGAAACAAGGCGAATCGATTGCGATATGCGAGCAAATCGGCGACCCGGCCAAATCTAAAGGTCCAGTGGAACGCAAGGTCGTGCGCATCGTCACGCCAGGCACTGTCACCGACGAAGCCTTGTTGGAGGATCGCAAGGACAATCTGCTGGTGTCTCTGGCAGTATTCGACAAGTTGTTCGGACTGGCCTGTCTGGATTTAGGCAGCGGTAAATTCACGCTGCAACAATTGGACAACGAAACCCAGCTGCTTAGCGAAATCGAGCGCTTGAATCCGGCGGAACTGCTGTATAGCGAAGATATTAAACTACCGCCCGCCGTCAAGGAACGCCGCGGCTTATGTAAGCGTCCGCCCTGGCATTTTGACCTTGATAGTTGCCGGCTGTTGATTTTGAAGCAGTTCAATAGCCACGACTTGAAAGGTTACGGCTGCGAGCATTTGCCGGCGGCGATTTGCGCGGCGGGTTGTTTGCTGCAATACGTACGCGACACTCAGCAAAGCGCCCTGCCGCATATTCAAGGCATTCGGGTCGAGAACTGCGACGACAGCATCAGTCTGGACGCCGCCAGCCGCCGCACTCTGGAGCTGGACAGCCATCCCAGCGGCCAACTGCAATACACTTTACTGGGAGTCCTGGACAAGACTGCCACCGCGATGGGCAGTCGCTGCCTGCGGCGCTGGATACACCGACCGCTGCGGGATCATGCTGTTGTCAATGGCCGCTATGCCTGCGTCGCGAGTCTGTTGGTGAATCAATTATATAAAGACCTACAAGGCAGTCTGCGTCAGGTCGGCGATATAGAACGTATCAGCTCGCGCATTGCGTTGAAATCCGCGCGGCCACGCGATTTACTGGTGCTGCGCCATACATTGGCGACCTTGCCGGCTTTACAAAGTCAGCTGGCCGACAGCGATAACCCGCATCTGGAAAACCTACGCTCGCAACTGCGCGAACAACCGGAATTATTGGCCCTGCTGCAACGCGCCATCATCGATAATCCGCCGGTCTTGATCCGCGACGGCGGCGTGATTGCCCCCGGCTACCACCCGGAGCTGGACGAGCTGCGTAATCTCAGCCAGAACGCCGACCAATTCCTGATCGACATGGAACAGCGCGAACGGGCCGCTACCGGCATAGCCACACTCAAGGTGAATTACAACCGGGTGCATGGCTATTACATCGAGATTTCCAATGCTCAGGCCGACAAGGTGCCAATGCATTACACCCGCAAGCAAACGCTGAAAGGTGCCGAGCGTTACATCACGCCGGAACTGAAGTCGTTTGAGGACAAAGTGCTCAGCGCCAGGGAAAAATCGCTGTCCTTCGAGAAAGCTTTGTACGATCAATTGCTGGATACGTTGGGCGATGCCTTACGCGATCTACAGCATTGTGCCAACGCGTTGGCCGAACTGGATGTGTTGGTAAATTTCGCCGAACGCGCCGAAACCTTAAACTTGTCGCAACCGGTATTGGATCAACAGCCAGGCATCGACATCGTTGCCGGTCGACATCTAGTGGTGGAAGCACTCTCCAGCATTCCCTTCGTCGCCAACGACCTGAATTTTTCGACAGAGCGCCGGATGCTGGTCATCACCGGCCCGAACATGGGCGGTAAATCGACTTATATGCGCCAGGCCGCGCTGATCGTGCTGCTGGCGCACATTGGCTGCTACGTGCCTGCGCAATCGCTACGTTGCGGACCGATAGACAAGATATTTACCCGCATCGGCGCCTCCGACGATCTGGCCAGCGGCCGCTCGACTTTTATGGTGGAAATGTCGGAAACCGCGAATATTCTGCATAATGCCACCAGCAACAGCTTGATTTTGATGGATGAGATCGGCCGCGGCACCAGCACTTTCGACGGCTTATCGTTGGCCTGGGCCAGCGCCGATTATCTGGCCCGCCATACCCAGGCGTTCACGCTGTTCGCGACCCATTATTTCGAATTAACTACGCTGGCCGAAGAACAAAGCAATATCCACAACATCCATTTGGATGCGATGGAGCACGGCGACAAGATCGTGTTTTTACACGCCGTCAAGGACGGCCCGGCCAGTCAAAGCTACGGTTTGCAAGTGGCGGCGCTGGCCGGCGTGCCGCAGAGCGTGATTGCCAACGCCAAAAACAAACTGGCGCAATTGGAAAACACCGCCTACATTGAGCTGCAAAATCATAGCGAAATCAACCAATTCGACTTATTTACCAGCCAGGAATGCCATCCGGCTGTCGTGCTGCTGGAAGAACTCGATCCCGATCATTTGAGTCCTCGGCAAGCATTGGACGCCTTATATCGTTTGAAAGCGCTGCTAAAAGTCAACAAGCGTTGA
- a CDS encoding CHASE2 domain-containing protein, which yields MATRHFEKSLIVIALIVLTVGLSYTDALWRFDRWIYDAQLKLLATPASKDIVIIEVDQKSLQKLGRWPWPRDIHARLLETLASAKPKAIALDFIFSEADQQHPELDAHLSRALASNKQVILPVIVERNGNNVVETLPLPEFAKHAALGHANVDLDKDGISRSILLQLSLGDSQWLAMPLTIYSLNHPEILADLPGLRTETSPESIHGDYRVWLPFFAPGSDFVRVSYLDVLSGKVSGQLFTDKYILVGLTASGIERDLPAPLAVGDRPMSGVDFVAAGLDGLIKQTLWQPLPGHWQFLLSLAIAGIAVKISTCFSLRWLALAVSILSMAILLFCLVLLHTSHYWFAPSVALLVLIISYPLRSWRHFEKLIQSLFAERKRAYITLNAIVDGVITTDDKGSIEYMNAAALDIIGSKRPKTASQNIDDIFSLEIDGKPHRIAELIQQSVINQGPLKISNTRLSISDHYAMNANLTIAPLIGSRGALMGTVLTINDIGERVLMAKMLLKKAEEQTVMRELINRTEQVSLAKSQFLSQMSHELRTPLNAIIGFAQLMQMDDPEHPLAETHLDSVNEILKAGLHLLGLINELLDLAKIESGKISVNIGSINLVELINDCQTLITPLVQNKGLALIVDNPLPGNIELQADPKRAKQILLNFLSNAVKYNRPNGSINLSSRRIDDNRVRISITDTGKGLAEQQQQLLFQSFQRLGADNTDIEGTGIGLAITKQLAELMNGTVGVSSTPGVGSTFWVELLIR from the coding sequence ATGGCGACACGCCACTTCGAAAAATCATTGATCGTCATTGCGCTGATCGTTCTAACGGTTGGCTTAAGCTATACGGATGCACTGTGGCGCTTTGATCGGTGGATTTATGATGCCCAACTGAAGCTGCTGGCCACGCCGGCTTCAAAAGATATTGTCATTATCGAAGTCGATCAAAAAAGCCTGCAAAAACTAGGGCGCTGGCCCTGGCCCAGAGATATTCACGCTCGCCTGCTGGAGACGCTGGCGTCGGCAAAACCCAAGGCGATTGCGTTGGATTTTATTTTTTCCGAAGCGGATCAGCAACATCCTGAATTGGACGCGCACTTAAGCCGCGCACTAGCGAGTAACAAACAAGTAATACTGCCGGTTATTGTCGAACGCAATGGCAATAACGTAGTGGAAACGCTGCCCTTACCTGAATTCGCCAAACACGCTGCGTTGGGGCATGCCAATGTCGATTTGGATAAGGACGGCATCAGTAGAAGCATTTTGTTGCAATTGTCCTTGGGCGACTCGCAGTGGTTGGCGATGCCGCTGACTATTTATTCTTTGAACCATCCGGAAATACTTGCCGATTTACCGGGCTTACGGACCGAAACATCGCCAGAAAGCATACATGGCGATTATCGGGTGTGGTTGCCGTTCTTTGCGCCGGGCAGCGATTTCGTTAGAGTTTCTTATTTGGACGTATTGTCGGGGAAGGTGTCCGGACAATTATTCACCGATAAATACATATTGGTCGGGCTGACCGCCAGCGGCATAGAACGCGACCTGCCGGCACCCTTGGCTGTCGGTGATCGGCCCATGAGCGGGGTGGATTTCGTCGCAGCCGGCTTGGATGGCCTCATAAAGCAAACCCTTTGGCAGCCGTTACCGGGCCATTGGCAATTCCTGTTAAGCCTGGCGATAGCCGGTATCGCCGTCAAGATCAGCACTTGTTTTTCACTGCGCTGGCTCGCACTGGCTGTCTCGATACTATCGATGGCAATTTTACTGTTTTGCTTGGTCTTACTGCATACCAGCCACTATTGGTTTGCACCGTCCGTGGCGTTACTGGTGTTAATAATCAGCTATCCACTACGCAGCTGGCGGCATTTTGAGAAACTGATCCAGTCCTTATTCGCGGAACGCAAACGCGCCTACATCACCTTAAACGCTATCGTCGATGGTGTCATAACCACAGATGATAAAGGCTCAATCGAATACATGAATGCCGCCGCTCTGGATATCATCGGCAGCAAACGCCCCAAGACCGCCAGCCAAAATATCGACGACATATTTAGCCTGGAAATAGACGGCAAACCGCATCGAATCGCTGAATTGATACAGCAAAGCGTCATCAATCAGGGACCGTTGAAAATCAGCAATACTCGCCTATCCATTTCCGACCACTACGCGATGAACGCCAATCTGACCATCGCCCCTTTGATAGGCAGTCGGGGCGCACTGATGGGCACGGTGTTGACCATCAACGATATTGGCGAACGGGTGCTCATGGCGAAAATGCTGCTGAAAAAAGCCGAAGAACAAACCGTAATGCGAGAATTGATTAACCGGACCGAACAAGTCAGCTTGGCCAAAAGCCAATTTCTGTCGCAAATGAGCCACGAATTGCGTACGCCGCTGAATGCCATTATCGGTTTTGCGCAGCTGATGCAAATGGACGATCCGGAACACCCTTTGGCCGAAACCCACCTGGACTCGGTCAATGAAATACTCAAGGCCGGTCTGCACCTACTCGGGCTAATAAACGAGCTTTTGGATCTGGCTAAAATCGAGTCCGGCAAAATCAGCGTGAATATCGGCAGCATCAATTTGGTGGAGCTGATCAACGATTGCCAAACCCTGATCACACCCTTGGTGCAAAATAAAGGCTTGGCGCTAATTGTCGATAATCCCTTACCCGGGAACATTGAGCTACAAGCTGACCCGAAACGCGCCAAACAAATTTTATTGAATTTTCTGTCCAACGCCGTGAAATATAATCGCCCCAACGGTTCCATCAACCTGAGCAGCAGACGGATAGACGATAATCGGGTAAGAATTTCTATTACCGATACCGGCAAAGGTCTGGCGGAGCAACAACAGCAATTGTTATTCCAATCGTTTCAGCGTCTGGGTGCGGATAATACCGACATAGAAGGCACCGGTATAGGATTGGCAATTACCAAACAACTGGCGGAACTGATGAACGGTACTGTCGGCGTTAGCAGCACGCCGGGTGTGGGCAGCACGTTTTGGGTGGAATTACTGATCCGTTAA
- a CDS encoding FecR family protein, giving the protein MKRLFACCSLGLALCMPNAVSADETVIGYIKTINDQTTIDESSGPIKASLGSPIHVGNVIKTDQNGAAGVTLKDNTILSIGPNTELKIEAYQFEPQQDKLQLNASLLKGTLHYISGVIAKLKPEAVTVKTPTGVIAVRGTRFLVKVEE; this is encoded by the coding sequence ATGAAACGTCTTTTCGCCTGTTGTAGCCTGGGGTTAGCCCTTTGCATGCCGAATGCGGTATCGGCCGATGAAACAGTCATCGGATACATCAAAACCATCAACGATCAAACGACTATTGACGAGAGTAGCGGCCCGATCAAAGCCAGCCTTGGTTCGCCGATTCATGTCGGCAACGTCATCAAAACCGACCAGAACGGCGCTGCTGGGGTAACGCTGAAAGACAATACCATTTTGTCGATCGGCCCGAATACCGAATTAAAAATAGAAGCGTATCAATTCGAACCACAGCAGGACAAATTGCAATTAAACGCCAGCTTATTAAAAGGCACCCTGCATTATATTTCCGGCGTCATCGCCAAACTTAAGCCGGAAGCGGTAACGGTAAAAACCCCTACCGGCGTGATTGCGGTGAGAGGCACGCGTTTTTTAGTCAAAGTTGAAGAATAA
- a CDS encoding OmpA family protein produces MTTISLPKTLTFAAALALTGCAKSYLVLLEDHDGSTGKVIFSGANSETVVEQAGFGAALDNSKTVFKVEQEKINKDFGRALASEPVLPEIFLLYFETGGTKLTAESAALIPKIIETAGKHPAADISVIGHTDTVGDAGKNEKLANERAVQVSRLFDPSKLDVKEVAVTSHGEKNLLIKTGDETSEPRNRRVEVTIR; encoded by the coding sequence ATGACGACAATTTCCTTACCCAAAACCCTCACATTCGCCGCTGCACTGGCGTTAACCGGTTGCGCCAAATCTTATTTGGTATTGCTGGAAGATCACGACGGCTCAACCGGAAAAGTGATTTTCAGCGGTGCCAACAGCGAAACCGTGGTTGAACAAGCCGGTTTTGGTGCAGCTCTGGACAACTCCAAAACCGTATTCAAAGTCGAACAAGAAAAAATCAATAAAGACTTTGGCAGAGCCTTGGCTTCCGAGCCGGTATTGCCGGAGATATTTTTATTGTATTTTGAGACCGGCGGCACCAAGCTGACCGCCGAATCGGCGGCTTTGATTCCCAAGATCATCGAAACCGCCGGCAAACATCCGGCCGCCGATATTTCAGTGATCGGTCACACCGATACGGTGGGCGATGCGGGCAAAAACGAAAAATTGGCGAATGAGCGCGCCGTTCAGGTAAGCCGTTTGTTCGACCCTAGTAAGCTGGATGTGAAGGAAGTCGCCGTCACATCGCACGGCGAAAAGAATTTGTTGATCAAGACCGGCGATGAAACGTCCGAACCGCGAAACCGTCGGGTAGAGGTGACGATACGATAA
- a CDS encoding DsbC family protein, with amino-acid sequence MKKITHILALTLLALISPALFADEAAIKKALSEFMPGGQVDSVKPSEVKGLYEVSMGGNIFYASEDGKYLLQGQLFDAEAKKNITESKLADVRKASLDKVGEQKMIIFKPETSKHVVSIFTDIDCGYCRKLHSEIDQYMAQGITIRYMFFPRAGKGSDSYKKAVSVWCAADKNKALTTAKKGEHLDAKTCENPVDEHMALGEAFGMNGTPMIVTQKGNILPGYVPAAQLAKVLASE; translated from the coding sequence ATGAAAAAAATCACACACATTCTGGCTTTGACGCTACTGGCTTTGATTAGCCCAGCATTATTTGCCGACGAAGCCGCCATTAAAAAAGCCTTGAGTGAGTTTATGCCCGGGGGGCAGGTTGACTCGGTGAAACCATCGGAAGTCAAAGGTCTGTACGAAGTGTCCATGGGCGGCAATATCTTTTACGCATCTGAAGACGGTAAATATTTACTGCAAGGGCAATTATTCGACGCCGAAGCAAAGAAAAATATCACCGAATCCAAGCTGGCTGACGTGCGTAAAGCCTCGCTGGATAAAGTCGGCGAACAAAAAATGATTATTTTCAAACCGGAAACCAGCAAACATGTCGTGTCTATCTTTACCGACATTGATTGCGGTTATTGCCGTAAGTTGCACTCTGAAATCGATCAATACATGGCGCAGGGCATTACGATACGCTACATGTTTTTTCCTAGAGCCGGCAAAGGGTCGGATTCTTACAAAAAAGCCGTGTCAGTCTGGTGTGCTGCCGACAAAAATAAAGCGCTAACCACCGCGAAGAAGGGTGAACATCTGGACGCGAAAACCTGCGAAAACCCGGTGGATGAACATATGGCCTTGGGCGAAGCATTCGGTATGAACGGCACACCAATGATAGTCACGCAAAAAGGCAATATCTTGCCTGGCTATGTACCCGCAGCGCAATTAGCAAAAGTGCTGGCCAGCGAATAA
- the rseP gene encoding RIP metalloprotease RseP, whose amino-acid sequence MDTLHTLFYFIVAIAVLVAFHEYGHFWAARKVGIKVIRFSIGFGKPLISWQKSPADTQFVIAAIPLGGYVKMVDEREEAVKTEDLPYAFNRQPLLARTAVVAAGPIANLLLAVVLFWLVLVIGEAGVRPVIGGVEAGSLAEQAGFATGEEIVSIDETVTPTWIEALDTLLTLAIDGKTDISVLTKAIDDSQQIRLIHLTEQDVQTPETLHKRLGLKPWVPTIKPVIGKLLDDGVAKQAGLQSGDLILSADGTAITDWQQWVDYVQARPDVEIKLLLERSGAQLPLSITPRSEQQGEGKAVGKIGAGVDAPKELLDSMMVTHALSPLDAVPVAGKRVWFYAVTTLKMMGKMVVGSASVENLSGPISIAQYAGQSAEMGFTAFLKFLGLVSVSLGVLNLLPVPVLDGGHLLFFAVEAIKGSPLPERIQLYFQQAGMLLLMLLMGLAMFLDIGRLFQ is encoded by the coding sequence ATGGATACTTTGCACACCTTGTTTTATTTCATCGTCGCCATCGCAGTGTTGGTGGCGTTTCATGAATACGGCCATTTTTGGGCAGCGCGCAAGGTAGGCATCAAAGTTATTCGTTTTTCCATCGGTTTCGGCAAGCCGCTGATCAGCTGGCAAAAAAGCCCTGCCGATACCCAATTTGTTATCGCTGCGATTCCGTTGGGCGGCTATGTAAAAATGGTTGACGAACGCGAAGAGGCGGTTAAAACCGAGGATTTGCCCTATGCATTTAATAGGCAACCGTTGCTGGCCAGAACCGCCGTAGTCGCCGCCGGACCTATCGCCAATTTACTGCTGGCCGTGGTTTTATTTTGGTTGGTGTTGGTCATCGGCGAAGCAGGCGTCAGACCGGTCATCGGTGGAGTGGAAGCCGGATCTCTGGCCGAGCAAGCCGGTTTTGCGACAGGCGAGGAAATCGTCAGTATCGACGAGACCGTCACGCCGACCTGGATAGAAGCCCTGGATACTTTGTTGACCTTGGCGATTGACGGTAAAACTGACATCAGCGTGCTGACTAAAGCGATAGACGACAGTCAACAAATTCGCTTGATTCACCTAACAGAACAAGATGTACAAACTCCGGAAACGCTACATAAGCGTTTAGGTTTGAAGCCTTGGGTGCCGACTATAAAGCCGGTCATCGGTAAGCTGCTTGACGATGGGGTTGCCAAACAAGCTGGTTTACAAAGCGGGGATTTAATTCTCAGCGCGGACGGCACCGCCATTACCGACTGGCAACAATGGGTGGATTATGTGCAGGCCCGGCCGGATGTCGAAATTAAATTATTGCTGGAGCGCAGCGGCGCGCAATTGCCATTAAGCATCACGCCGCGTAGCGAGCAGCAGGGCGAGGGTAAGGCAGTCGGTAAAATCGGCGCAGGTGTCGACGCGCCGAAAGAATTGCTGGACTCCATGATGGTGACACATGCCTTATCGCCTTTGGATGCAGTGCCAGTCGCCGGAAAGAGAGTTTGGTTTTATGCGGTGACGACTCTAAAAATGATGGGAAAAATGGTGGTGGGTTCCGCTTCAGTCGAGAATTTGAGCGGCCCCATCAGCATTGCCCAATACGCCGGTCAATCGGCTGAAATGGGATTTACTGCATTTCTGAAGTTTCTGGGTTTGGTTAGCGTCAGTCTGGGTGTCCTGAATTTACTGCCGGTGCCGGTGCTGGACGGCGGTCATTTGCTGTTTTTCGCGGTTGAGGCCATTAAAGGCAGCCCGCTTCCGGAAAGAATACAACTGTATTTTCAACAAGCCGGCATGCTGCTATTGATGCTGCTGATGGGCTTGGCGATGTTTCTCGATATAGGCAGATTATTTCAATAA
- the ispC gene encoding 1-deoxy-D-xylulose-5-phosphate reductoisomerase produces MKGICILGATGSIGVSTLDVVARHPDLYKVVALTANGNIDALYEQCLAHRPEYAVVANPDNAQAFKDKIAGSPVAGMKVLAGADALTQVATLDDVDAVMAAIVGAAGLLPTLAAAKAGKTVLLANKEALVMSGQIFMQAVAENGATLLPIDSEHNAIFQCMPAGYTTGHTAKQARRILLTASGGPFRQTPIADLDTVTPDQAVAHPKWDMGRKISVDSATMMNKGLELIEACLLFNMDPDAIQVVIHPQSIIHSMVDYVDGSVLAQMGNPDMRTPIAHAMAWPERFDSGVAPLNIFEVKHMDFEQPDLQRFPCLRLAYEAIKAGGIMPTVLNAANEIAVEAFLNEQVRFTDIARIIERSMAKFKADCADTLEHVLAADRQARDVANAVIAELKH; encoded by the coding sequence CAAGGTGGTCGCTCTCACCGCCAACGGTAATATTGACGCCTTGTACGAACAATGTCTGGCACATCGACCGGAATATGCGGTAGTCGCCAATCCGGACAATGCTCAAGCGTTTAAAGACAAAATCGCCGGTTCGCCGGTCGCCGGCATGAAGGTACTGGCCGGCGCAGATGCCTTGACGCAAGTCGCCACCCTGGACGATGTTGATGCGGTAATGGCCGCTATCGTTGGCGCAGCAGGTTTGTTGCCGACCTTGGCGGCCGCGAAAGCCGGCAAAACGGTATTGCTGGCTAATAAGGAAGCCTTGGTCATGTCCGGGCAAATCTTTATGCAAGCCGTCGCCGAAAACGGCGCGACCTTGTTACCTATAGATAGCGAGCACAACGCAATATTTCAATGCATGCCGGCCGGTTACACCACCGGGCATACTGCCAAACAAGCCAGACGCATTTTATTGACTGCATCCGGCGGTCCGTTTCGACAAACGCCGATAGCCGATCTGGATACTGTGACGCCCGACCAAGCGGTCGCGCATCCAAAATGGGATATGGGCCGGAAAATTTCCGTAGATTCGGCGACGATGATGAACAAAGGCTTGGAGTTGATCGAAGCCTGTCTGCTGTTCAATATGGACCCCGATGCGATTCAAGTGGTGATTCATCCGCAAAGCATCATTCATTCCATGGTTGATTATGTCGATGGCTCCGTGTTGGCGCAAATGGGCAACCCTGATATGCGCACACCCATCGCTCATGCGATGGCTTGGCCGGAACGTTTTGATTCAGGTGTAGCGCCGTTGAATATTTTCGAAGTCAAACACATGGATTTCGAACAGCCCGATTTACAGCGATTTCCTTGTCTGAGATTGGCCTACGAAGCTATCAAAGCCGGTGGCATTATGCCGACTGTTTTGAATGCAGCCAATGAAATTGCTGTAGAAGCCTTTTTGAACGAGCAGGTGCGCTTTACCGATATTGCGCGCATCATAGAGCGGAGCATGGCAAAATTTAAAGCCGATTGCGCCGATACGCTCGAACATGTCCTAGCAGCCGACCGGCAGGCCAGGGACGTTGCTAATGCAGTGATTGCCGAGCTCAAACACTAG